The following are encoded together in the Lagopus muta isolate bLagMut1 chromosome Z, bLagMut1 primary, whole genome shotgun sequence genome:
- the ZCCHC9 gene encoding zinc finger CCHC domain-containing protein 9 isoform X1, whose amino-acid sequence MTRWARKVAAAGSKALKSTPWEEMAAGPAEGGPERKNKRKKTYQNEDVNGFAAYLKQAGNGRGREEEEEEAAAAAALKKDRRREGRRLRRQEARKNAMVCFHCREPGHGVADCPAVLESQDMGTGICYRCGSTEHDIGKCKAKIDPAVGAFPYAKCFICGEMGHLSRSCPDNPKGLYAEGGCCRLCGSVEHYRKDCPENQNLDQVTVGRWANGMSADDEETTETTKLQKPKVKVLKVINF is encoded by the exons ATGACCAGGTGGGCTCGGAAAGTCGCCGCTGCGGGCAGCAAGGCGCTGAAGTCCACGCCCTGGGAGGAGATGGCGGCGGGGCCCGCGGAGGGCGGGCCGGAGaggaagaataaaaggaaaaaaacgtACCAAAACGAAGATGTCAATGGGTTTGCGGCGTACCTGAAGCAGGCGGGGAACGGCCGGGGgcgggaggaggaagaggaggaggcggcggcggcggccgccctGAAGAAGGACCGTAGGCGGGAGGGCAGGAGGCTGAGGAGGCAGGAGGCAAGGAAAAACGCCATG gtatgTTTCCACTGCAGGGAACCTGGCCATGGTGTTGCCGATTGTCCAGCTGTACTGGAAAGTCAAGATATGGGTACAGGAATCTGTTACCGGTGTGGATCCACAGAGCATGACATTGGCAAATGCAAGGCAAAGATAGACCCAGCTGTTG GTGCGTTTCCATATGCAAAATGTTTCATCTGTGGTGAGATGGGACATCTATCAAGGTCATGTCCTGACAATCCCAAAGGATTGTATGCCGAAG GTGGCTGCTGCAGACTTTGTGGCTCTGTCGAGCATTACAGAAAAGACTGTCCGGAAAACCAGAACTTAG ACCAGGTTACAGTTGGGCGATGGGCCAATGGAATGAGTGCTGATGatgaagaaacaacagaaacaactaAGCTACAGAAACCCAAAGTGAAAGTACTGAAAGTTATTAATTTCTGA
- the ZCCHC9 gene encoding zinc finger CCHC domain-containing protein 9 isoform X2, which yields MTRWARKVAAAGSKALKSTPWEEMAAGPAEGGPERKNKRKKTYQNEDVNGFAAYLKQAGNGRGREEEEEEAAAAAALKKDRRREGRRLRRQEARKNAMVCFHCREPGHGVADCPAVLESQDMGTGICYRCGSTEHDIGKCKAKIDPAVGAFPYAKCFICGEMGHLSRSCPDNPKGLYAEDQVTVGRWANGMSADDEETTETTKLQKPKVKVLKVINF from the exons ATGACCAGGTGGGCTCGGAAAGTCGCCGCTGCGGGCAGCAAGGCGCTGAAGTCCACGCCCTGGGAGGAGATGGCGGCGGGGCCCGCGGAGGGCGGGCCGGAGaggaagaataaaaggaaaaaaacgtACCAAAACGAAGATGTCAATGGGTTTGCGGCGTACCTGAAGCAGGCGGGGAACGGCCGGGGgcgggaggaggaagaggaggaggcggcggcggcggccgccctGAAGAAGGACCGTAGGCGGGAGGGCAGGAGGCTGAGGAGGCAGGAGGCAAGGAAAAACGCCATG gtatgTTTCCACTGCAGGGAACCTGGCCATGGTGTTGCCGATTGTCCAGCTGTACTGGAAAGTCAAGATATGGGTACAGGAATCTGTTACCGGTGTGGATCCACAGAGCATGACATTGGCAAATGCAAGGCAAAGATAGACCCAGCTGTTG GTGCGTTTCCATATGCAAAATGTTTCATCTGTGGTGAGATGGGACATCTATCAAGGTCATGTCCTGACAATCCCAAAGGATTGTATGCCGAAG ACCAGGTTACAGTTGGGCGATGGGCCAATGGAATGAGTGCTGATGatgaagaaacaacagaaacaactaAGCTACAGAAACCCAAAGTGAAAGTACTGAAAGTTATTAATTTCTGA